In Cytophagales bacterium, one DNA window encodes the following:
- a CDS encoding CoA-acylating methylmalonate-semialdehyde dehydrogenase — translation MEVLELKYPEVKNYIGGAFKPNGTHQFLDIYCPIDGEIISKVPLSGKEDLDEAVLAAKKAFPGWSQTPIKERAQVMFRYKALIEKHLEELATLVHEENGKTMDEARASVEKAIELVEFACSLPQLVQGEILEVSKGVECRIDRYPVGIVASISPFNFPFMVPNWTLPNAITLGNCMILKPSEQVPLGAAKIAALLKEAGLPDGVFNVVNGSKEIVEAICDHPGIEAVSFVGSTKIAKIVYGRATANFKRALCLGGAKNHLLVLPDAHVEMTASNVIASMSGCAGQRCMAAAAMVAVGPVDHIIEKMCEEAKKIIPGENLGPIISKESKEKIIDRITEAERAGAKILVDGRNCTVKGKENGFYLGPTIIDHVKPEMQIAREEVFGPVIVIMRAADIDEALTIENNNPYGNAASIFTQSGSFARYVSEKASAGMIGVNIGVPVPREPFSFGGWNNSKFGVGDITGKSSIEFWTKPKKTTIKWNPDAKVNWMS, via the coding sequence AATACCCCGAAGTTAAAAATTACATTGGAGGTGCATTCAAGCCTAATGGTACCCACCAATTCTTAGACATCTACTGTCCCATTGACGGTGAGATAATCTCTAAGGTTCCTCTGTCCGGTAAGGAGGATCTGGATGAAGCTGTATTAGCGGCTAAGAAAGCATTTCCCGGTTGGTCTCAAACACCCATCAAAGAAAGAGCGCAGGTAATGTTCCGTTATAAAGCCCTTATTGAAAAGCATTTGGAAGAATTGGCCACGCTTGTCCATGAAGAGAACGGAAAAACTATGGATGAAGCCAGGGCCTCGGTAGAAAAGGCAATAGAATTAGTAGAATTTGCCTGTTCGCTGCCCCAGCTTGTCCAGGGAGAAATATTGGAAGTAAGCAAGGGTGTGGAATGCCGCATTGACCGTTACCCGGTTGGGATCGTTGCATCTATTAGTCCGTTCAATTTCCCGTTTATGGTACCCAACTGGACCCTGCCCAATGCCATCACATTAGGTAATTGTATGATCTTAAAACCTTCTGAACAGGTTCCTTTAGGAGCCGCCAAAATCGCAGCGCTTTTGAAGGAAGCCGGCTTGCCTGATGGTGTGTTTAATGTTGTAAACGGCAGCAAAGAGATCGTAGAAGCTATTTGTGACCATCCTGGTATTGAGGCCGTCTCCTTTGTTGGTTCCACCAAAATAGCTAAGATCGTTTATGGTAGGGCAACCGCTAACTTCAAACGGGCGCTTTGTTTGGGAGGCGCTAAAAATCACTTGTTGGTTTTACCGGATGCTCATGTGGAGATGACTGCTTCTAATGTTATCGCTTCCATGTCGGGCTGTGCAGGACAAAGATGCATGGCAGCCGCTGCTATGGTAGCCGTTGGCCCCGTTGACCATATTATTGAAAAAATGTGTGAGGAAGCCAAAAAGATCATACCCGGAGAAAATCTCGGGCCGATCATTTCAAAAGAATCAAAAGAAAAAATAATAGATCGCATCACCGAAGCAGAAAGAGCGGGTGCAAAGATCCTGGTGGATGGACGTAATTGTACCGTTAAAGGAAAGGAAAATGGTTTTTATCTCGGCCCGACAATAATAGATCACGTCAAACCCGAAATGCAAATTGCCCGGGAAGAAGTTTTTGGCCCTGTGATAGTTATTATGCGGGCAGCGGATATTGATGAGGCATTAACAATTGAAAATAATAATCCCTACGGTAATGCCGCTTCTATATTCACCCAAAGCGGGAGTTTTGCGCGCTATGTGTCAGAAAAAGCAAGCGCGGGCATGATAGGTGTAAATATTGGCGTGCCGGTCCCCCGTGAACCCTTTTCTTTTGGCGGGTGGAATAATTCCAAATTTGGTGTAGGCGATATTACAGGCAAAAGCTCCATCGAGTTCTGGACCAAACCTAAAAAGACCACCATTAAATGGAATCCTGATGCGAAGGTGAATTGGATGAGCTGA